AAAGGCCCGCGGTAATTTCGGCGCCCGCTCTCGTTTGTATCGGACCGCCATTGAAACCGTTCATAAGGGAATGACTTATTCCTACCGGGATCGGAGAAATAAGAAACGTGAGTTTCGCCGCTTATGGATCGCCCGTATCTCGGCTGCGGCCAAAATCTGCGGCGGCAATTATTCCACTCTTATGAATGGTCTGAAAAAGGCCGGTGTCAGCCTTGACCGCAAGGTCCTGGCCGATATAGCCGCCCGCGATATGGCCACTTTCGGCCGTCTGGCGGAAATGTCCAAAAGCCATTAGTCTCGGATCGAAACATGTCCGGGATTGACCAGATAAAGA
The Candidatus Zixiibacteriota bacterium genome window above contains:
- the rplT gene encoding 50S ribosomal protein L20 — protein: MPRAMNNVAANRRHKKILKKARGNFGARSRLYRTAIETVHKGMTYSYRDRRNKKREFRRLWIARISAAAKICGGNYSTLMNGLKKAGVSLDRKVLADIAARDMATFGRLAEMSKSH